The following DNA comes from Rhipicephalus microplus isolate Deutch F79 chromosome 6, USDA_Rmic, whole genome shotgun sequence.
GGCTTGCCTGATAAGTTGTAGCTGATCCTGGATGTTTGAGCTGAGCAGCGCAGTCTCCCACTGCTCTGCGTTGAAATATTTggtgtttggccccttcacgaaGTTAGGAGAggcccagataatgtgtttgaggtccgcccACTGATTGCAGAGTTTACATTTGTCGGAGTAAAGATCTGGCTAGCAATGACTGtaagcgattgggtttgggaacagatattattattattattattattattattattattattattattattattattattattattattattattattattattattataacactTGGGCATGATGCGTCGGTGGTGGTAGCGAGTGGTTGAGGGATGGACGAAAATTGTTGTTCCAATCGTCGTTTCTTATGCAGACTCGATAACCCTTCACCTAGTCGCAGCTAACTTTGTTatgttatgaaagaaaaaaaaacaggaagaaaaaaagaaacaatctcACCGTTTCATCGCTGAAATGCGACAGCTGCCAGCAGCACGACGAGGCTCATACCGAATGTAGAAAGTGCCGAGAGGGGATCGTACATGGAACCTGCGTAAATGTGTATACGTTAACATACGCATAAAATTATGAAATATGCGAGGATAAAACGATCTATATTGATAAACTGTCGAATGTTTGGTTCTTGAGCTAGCGAGAGATCAATGAAATCGTAATAGTTCCAGAAACACAAATAAATTCTGGGGTATTGACTTCCAAAAGCCAAGGCACAAGGTCAGTGGCATGCTGTTGTGGCAAACTCTACAACGATTCACAGCGTGAAGTTTTGGTGAGTTGGCGATGCATGGTGAGCGACGGAGCAACAACCGAGACGAGCACAATAAGTAGGGCAAAGCCTTGTGTGTCCTTCCCATCGTCTTCGTCTCGGTTCATGCACTGTGGTTCACACAGCCTACAATAATTATTGAATGATCTAGTTTCTCTGTAACTGTCACTGTATAGGCAGCACAGCTAGCAGAGCTAGGATGGATACAGCAAAAACTAAGCACAATCGCTTGTCATTAAGCACAAGCAATGCGGCCACGTGcatgtcattctttttttttactttctctaTTCATCTTTTGTAAAACGTCACTACCTACCATAATGCATCGCTACAAACTAATCCGATCAAAATGTCTGTCGTTTAATGGCATATCAATCTATGTAGTCAACTTTCAGGTGACTTGGGATAAATATGTAAAGATAGAGATGTAGAGATAGAGCATTTCCAGCAAAATATCCTAAAAGTTTCATGGGAAAGCCTAAGATAAAAACACGAACCTTGCTACAAAAGAGTACTGTGCCTTATGGGACAGAGAGAGGGGTTGAGGTTGTATCGAAAGGCAGGATTGTCGGTAACTTATCTGAAGGACAAGCCTACTTTGCGGTTGAAAGTATAGAGCCTGGCGAATTGCCGTAGCATCGGGAATTGCTGCAGGGACATGGAAGATTGGCGATTTATCGTATTCAGCAGCAGCTCAAAAGATATATGACGAGCTTAAACACAAAGAGCAAGAGTGACAACAGAGGTACATTCATTCGGCAGATGAACGTTTCGGCTTGTCCCACTTGATAAGTAGTGAGCAAATGGGGAAATAAATGATATCATTGTTTGGCCTTCATGGCGAAGCAATGAAGATTACAGTCAGAAATACGGATGCTATGGGAAGTTATGACTAGCAGTTTACTTCTTCAGAAAACTCGGCCGCGTCACGACAAATATTGACTTAGTGGCTTGAACTTGAACTTTTCGATGAGAGCACCACACCTACAAAGCCGTGAAGCGTCTGCTGAGTTCATCTGATGATACCGCACGAGCGTCTGCGGGCAACCACGTCGATAGGTCAAACAACCCATCTCCTGCCCCCACAGTACGGCTGCCATGTTTACTTTGAACCTGCGCAACGTCCGCCCGCAGCTCTCGTGCGCTTTTCGCATGTGCGATGTTATCTAGGTAAACTTTATACGGATCGTCAATGTGACAGACCACATATGCCATGGTGTACATACCATTGTGACAGACCGTATACCATGGTGTACATATACTTCCTGTCAATAAAACTAGAAAATAGACAAAGCGAGCCGTACAAGCAAGCGCAAAATAAGCAAAATCAGTAACAGTGCATGACAGCATTTCTCGAAGAGCGCACCAATCGTGAATTACGTTTGGTGCGATTGACGTCCGTTCAAGCACAGTTTGTGCTTACGAAATCAATATGAATACATGCGTTATGAAAGTTTATGTCGTGCATTTTACGAACCAGACACAGCGCGTTAAAGTAGCCCTAAAGCAGTGATTATCAGCCGAGTATATTTCAGGGAGCACTTTTGGAGTGGTGGAAGTGATAAGGAAATATAGAAgtcataaaaaaaggaaaaagagatcTGAAATAACACACTATGCAGCGTGAAATAGCGGCATTTTACTTCTCCACGGCAAAGAATAGTCAAACCAAAGGGTAACACTGATTCAATCTGAGCCGTTTGCCGATAAGCTGTGTGGTCTCCAGCCGCATTCAACCTGCTTCAGTCTATGTTAGCTCTTCAAACATGCAAACCTGGCAGACGTGTTGTCTTATACATATGTCATAGAAAACTAACAGAAAAGCTTCACAGCCACATGAAGAAGGGGCAACATAACCCAGCTCCATCCAATTGAAAAGTTATATCTTGAAGAATACCAAACATCAGAGGGGGCACATTGTGTGCCTCCAAAACATGCTCTTTATCTTTCGGAGATTTGTATCGTGCACCCTCAAATGTTTTTTCAAACCCTCTGTGGACTACGGCTTCTTATTGAAGAACCACTTCCCCAGTGTTACTGACTATGCCTTTTATGGCCTCTTTTCGAAGCGAGGGAGAGGATGAACGTCTTTATTTGAAAGTGTAGTTCATATCCTAGGACGCTTGGAGCTCAAGTCCCGTCCTGGTCCTCGCGACCTGACTTGTCTAATCGTTGACATTGAAGCTGGCCAATGCACTTTGGCAAAGGTTGTTCGCGAATCGTTTAGTGCAAGTGTAAGCAGCTCCTCAAATTTCTTTCATGGATCCTTCGAAAAGTTGAGCATGCCTACCTGACGCCGAGTGATGACCCGACGAGCTAGGGTCGTAGAGGGGCAGTTTCTCTGTGATGGACGGATCGATGCTCAAGTCGGCGTAGCTCTGTTTTGTGTCCATACAGTAGACCGAGAACCACCTGTACTCGTTCCAGTGGTGGCCAGTGGGCAGCATGGCAGTCACGTCCTTCTTGTCGTATCGTTCCAGCTTGCTCATCCTGTGCACGTGGAGAGATGTACAACCTCGAACTAACGAAACGCTTACTAAAGATTGCAAAGTGCGACAGATTTTAGGAGTAGAACACGAGAGTACTATCTCGCATAACTAATCACGTGGTAGCCAGGACTAGTTTAGGTCTCAAGTGCAGTTTGAAAGACGAAATTGTTCTAGTATTACGTGCACTGTTGGTGACAAGAACAGAATAAGGCGATTCGGCTAACCGTGGCTCGATGGCTGTTAATAAGTACATGAACCTTGCAATTTTTCAATATTGCCTAATTGTTCTTTTCTGGATAGGGTAGCGCCTCATATAACCGAGAAGCCACAACATGAGCGATGAGACTATGAGAGTCACGGTGGCTTCTCTGAACACATGATCGTGCAATGACGGAGTGAATTCATTTATAAGCAAAGAGCATAGCGGATGGCGCTCGCGTATGAGTGCTTTGCGAGTTTGTTCACCGTAAAGCATGTTTCAGTGCTTTTTAAAATATATGTGGCTACCGTGATATTGGGCAAGGGATCACACGATTGTGTTTTAAAAATGCAAGGTTGGAAGCGTACGCAATAATCAAGCCCGCTATCCTTACAATCCCGTTCGCTTATTTTGCTCCTTCCAGTCATGTGCATTTTTTCGACAAACTCCACCTTATATTCCGTGGATATACACACTTCAAGTTCAAGAGGGAGGAAAAACAGGCTTTTCGCTCACACAGCTTGCGTCAGTTTCTACAAAGGAGGTTTAAAAATGTCCCCTTTATTTTATTGAAGCTCTTATTGGCAAGAATAAAGAAAACGcccaaagaaaattaaaaaaaatattctcaATTCATTAAAATGAAGTATTCGAATGAAAATTGCAGTTAGAGGTGTGTAACCATCACTACACTAACAAGACgttaagaaaaaaatttttgaaacATGAAAAACTTGCACGTTGCCATACAGATATCACTGCAGTCGTATGTTGGCggtataaactaaaaaaagtccCTTCACGTCGTAATGCTCACAGCAATCTCTGAAGAAGTTTAAGCGCACATCAATGATGTGGAACTTGCACTTCGCATTCTGAACtgtattattttcaagaaaagcaGTGGCAACCGATGTTCTAATGTGCAAAAAGAAAGCACATGCCAGTTCTGTGAATTACCGCCAGTTAAACCAActgttcaaattaaaaaaaaaagattgccccCACCTTCCCGGAGGAAATCGTGAGGGAATGCCAATGCCTTTCACGCGCCGAGAGCACACGCCAtagtaattttaatggcgtaAATTAACGACAAGACGAGTATTTGTACCGTAACCATATATTTACATATtcatcagccagcgaacggtcgtgAGGgaggcgcgcgcttcactccattTATATATGCGTACAGGCGAACGGACGGGGGCGTAGGGCGCAGGGATGAGAGAGAGTGGATGGCTAGAGAAGAGGCGGCAAAGGACTGAACCTACCCTCTCCTAGACTCACTCCACACACACGGGAGCTCCGCCAAGCTCCCACGATGCGAGCACCCTAACACGCCAGAGCGCGCTCCTCCTTTCCATCACTCTCCGCTACTCCGTCCGCACCACCTGCTCGGGTTGCTAGGGGTGAGGATAAGCGCACGCGCCCTAAGCTGCTGCTatgagagagggagtgagagaGGAGAGATAACCCCTGCCAGCTTGCGGACACCGCCGGACGCTTGACATAACCCGACTAAAAAATGCATTCGCTTTAAAAAAACATCTCCCACCGAAGTTGCACTCAACCCAATGCTAAAGCACTGCTAGCGCAAATAAGAGCAGATTGAACTTCAGCTTTACGACCGCATTATGTGACATCATCTGAAGCCGTCCTGGCAATATTCATCACTTCAGTAAATACCGGcatacttttaggggcgaagctcctcatggcgtgggtctgtcacttctccatatgtatgtatgtatgtatgtatgtatgtatgtatgtatgtatgtatgtatgtatgtatgtatgtatgtatgtatgtatgtatgtatgtagccaccggtggcacatacccgcttcagaGCGGGTATGTGCGACAGGGGTTGCGAGATCGGAGATGGCAGTATTTggactgttcactagatggacacatggacggacgcatggacagactagcagacggacggacagatggatggacgcacgaacaggtggACAGACGAATTGATGGACTcatggacagatgaatggacgcatggattgacgcacggatggtagcgcggacggacggaagcatgaacgaatggatggatgaaagTACAAACGGGctaatggacgcttcgccccactcatcattcactccgtggatatgctgtgatttttttttcgtagcataGCTTGACCGTGGCCTTCACAAGTTTCGCCGATGGCACTGGGCCCGGgctaatcgcggaggccacgatCTTACGTCGGGAAAGGTGGCTATAAAAAGTGTCACTAAAACATGACCGAAAGGTTTGATGAGTTTAATGAGTTCAGCTGCAggaggtgcggggttcgatccccagtgccggGCGGCCACCCACCAGCTTATAAACTGGGGACAGGTGGGCTTCGGGGTTGTGGCGCGTCGCCCAGTAGTGAAGCTTACTTTCCCTGAAGGACTCGCAACCCGTTGCGCGGGACCTGGTGAGTTTAATCAGTGCCGACTAGCTCACACCAAGATTCTACGTTGACAACGACGCTTAATTACCATGTGTCACACAGTGGGTTGCAACGAACTTTGAACGGGATTAGCTGGCTGCAGCTTTTCGTGGCCAGCCGAAGCCATAGCTGCAGCTTAATACAGGCAAACATTACCACATTTTCACTATGAATCTCTGTGAGCAGGAATTTCCATATGAATGCACTGTATGACGCAATAGTGGCACTTAATTTCTCTTTTAACACCAGATTTTTCCTTCTCATGTGATAAAAGGCTGCAATATAACTGTTTCAGTTCAGTTGTTTTACATTGAACAAACGTCGTACTGAAGTCAACTTGAAGGCTACTTAAGTTACGTTTAAGCTTTTTAGTAAGCTACAGCGTTACTCTAATGTAAAGAGGAAGGAGATGTAAGAACTGAAAACCTGGAAGTATTATGCGCGAAGAGCCGCCTCAGTACTCGTCCAATTTGTGTGGTACTTACTTTCCATCGTCGCACGTGAGGCGGGTCAGCTGTTCCGGCTGGGGGTTGGGAGTGGGGGCCGCCACGAAGTAGGCAGCTGCAAGTAATATAGTAACCAACAATGTTTATTCTAAACTCGCAACGGCGCTAACTGTTCGCGAGAGGGAAACAAGAACACCTTGGCATGACGTTTTAAAGGAGGCGTTTCTTTGCGAACGTCGCCTGGTTTTCTTGAAAAGGGTTCATGCTGCTCTTGCTGTGCGTAGTGCTGCTTCCCGATTGTTACAGGACTTATCAAAGCATAAAACTTCTGGCCCTTTTATGTTTAGAAATTAATGTAAATGTTTGAGCTGGCTTTTCACTATACCAAGAGAGGGCTGTATTAAGCAATCCATAAGAATGACACTGGAACAATTTTTCCACTTGAACCACGGTGTCTTGAACGCCGCTTAGGGAGTAAAAGCACGAAAACACACCCACAAGAGAGGACAATCGTCATTTTCCACTATGTATCCGATGGCGAACAAAATTTCAGGTTGAGGGGCGGGGCCCGGGCCAGGTTTTTCACttcctggctatgccactgctCGGCGACGTGTTAGGGCAGAAATGATCACACATATTAGAGGTCTTAAACACGTGGGCCACGGACATGTTGCATGTAGCCCGGCGTGCAGATCACTGTCTTCGTACTGTGCTTATCTCCTAACCAACAAGTTAGCTCTCCAGTTGAGGGTGACAGATGAACGTCTGGGATCGACATCGAGGATGTTCTACGCATGAGTGAATGCTAGCTCTCGTTAAGACTAGTGGTGGTGAGCTAGTGCATTCAGAACTTTAGCAGTTATTTTGGCCTTCAGAATCACCAACATTTCCTGTACTTGCAATGTGTACTCACATCATGTTTCCACCTGGTCCGATTAATGTTTTTTTTGAGCGAGCTACACAGATACAAACGATCTACAGCATTTTTTTTGCGGCAATTACTGCACACAGTCACCAcgtggtgaagcacaaccgcgGAATAAAAAGGTCTGTATTTCAAGATCGGTGACCAGATTTAGGTAGCTATAAATATCGGTACCGATGTGCATCTCGATCCTGACGCCAAATAGCTTTACTTGAGCATTTGCATCAGTTGTGGGGACGCAAGCGCCCACTGGAAATGTCTGGCAGCCTAAGCCAGTTTTTTTCTTGAGGTGGTGACGGGGGAAGGAGGGAAGTAATAACCAAACTTTATGCTCGTTCACTCATTCGTATGTGCACGTGTGTGCAAAATTGGAAAAGTTCGAGAAGGGGTTTACACTGGCCAAGTAAACTGAAATGTCCTTCAAAGTACAAGCTTTCCCTTCTTCCATTTACTGTTGGTAAAACTTGAATGAGGAGCATACGGTTAAGAAATTGGGGAGTACTCACATCCTGGGCAACTGCCCATATAGTCGAACTGCCTGAGCATCACGGTAGCACTGTCCTTGAGGATAACCTCGGAGGCCATTGTATTGTGCTGCCTGGGGTTAAGCCTGCCCAGGCTCTCCTCTCTGGGGAGCTCGTAGCCGGCTGGAATCTTGACGTTGCCGAAGTCGGCCTGTAGTATACAGTTAAGCAGAGCCAGACATCATGATTTCGTTAAAAATCCGACTACAAGAGGGCGACAAAGAGTAAGAGGCGCTAAATCCACTCTTACGAAAGAAGTCAGAATGAACCACTGCCCTATTCTTGTCTCATTTAAAGGGTTACGGAAAAAATAATTCAACGACAAGTAGGGTGGAGGAGAACAGAACAAACGGACCTTGCCAATGCTCCCTGCTGTTATAACACACGTCCAGGAGGAAGAGGAGGTAGTTAGCCTATACTGGTCTTCAATGTGAAAAGCATGGCAAGGTCATTCTGTGACTTTGCAGTGGTGGTAGTAGACACAGGCGAGCGCAGGAAACAaaatagaaagaaacaaaaagcgcaaACACTGAATATCTCAGAAGGAAACCCACTGCAAGCATCATAACATCTCCGGCAAGCATTGAAAGCAACGTGACTTGTCTTTCAACGGCACAAAAGTGTGATTTGAAGCCACATAATTGGTTTTCATTAATAAAATTTGTTTTGAGTACACTGGGTGCTCGCCGTGTTCGTCTATTACATATcgaaaatatttctttttgtcCAGTCTTCCTGTTTGAGACAGTCTCACGTCAGACCTCACAAATTTGAAATTTTTTATCTGTGACGCCATTATGATGTCATCGTCACGTAACGTCCTCATGCACTGTCGTCATTCACTTGAAGGGGTCACGTGGTTGTTTTTTCTGTCCTTCGACGGACACGAATGGATCTTACAAAATAAAACATGTTAGtcgtggaaatgttgtaggcccgtgtactcagatttgggtgcacgttaaagaaccccaggtggtcgaaatttccggagccctccactacggcgtctctcataatcatgtagttgttttgggacgttaaaccccacaaatcaatcaatcaaaacatgtTAGTCGTTTACAGCTTGGCtgtaaaaaaaactgaaaaacattTAATAAATTTCACAGTGTGTTCGGCGAAAGCCTGTGGCCATTTGACTAGGTCATTGCTTAGGAGCGGAGCTCCTTAGGCTATCGCCATGTCTGACCGTTGTCGTCGAGCCTCACCATTGTCCCTTGATGAGCAGGAAGGACGAAACATCTGTGCGCCATAGCGTCTACAAAGCGTTTATAGCACGCATGTGCTTTAAAAATAGACCATAATAATCCACCCATCTGTGCATCCACCCGTCCGTTCATCTATGCACCCGTCGTACAGTCCACGTACCTGCTCGTAAATCCACCCATCCCTTCGTCCATCTGTCCAATCGTCAGTGTGTCCATCCGCCTTTCTCTCGacgcgtctgtccatccatacaTATGTCCACACTTCTTtcagtccatctgtctgtccgtgcgtcctatACCGCCCTTTAGTTCGCCCGTCCATGCgtttgtccatccattcgttcatccgtaCAGCTATTATTCTACTCGGCGACTTATACGTATAAATTACGTAGAAATTAGGACCCATCTTCACttcatcatcagcattcacttcgtggatctgTAGCCATTTTTACACTCCTAATGGAATGGCACACGAAAGGAATGTGTACGTGTTCTCATTTTTAGATAAGAAGAAGCTTATAGCGGAGTTCAATCCGTTAATGTGCCGTGTGACCACCCTCACTGCGCATGCctaacagctggcccaagcacagCCAGAAAGCActcacgcgctagcgcgttccGGCCTGTGTAAGGGGTTGGGCAAGACGCCGTGGCCTGCCCTTCTTACACTCTGTCAGCAATTatgtgatggcgtcggggaacgagattctagAAATAACATCTTGTATCCTAGTCAGAACGCGCTGGCACGCACTTGCGTGTTTGGGCTTGCTCATGTGAACTCTGTAAGAGGATATGGCCTCTCCACCTTACACTCTCTCAACACTTACGGGATGGCGCCGGCGAACAAGATCTTGCAAATGCGCGATTAACATGCGTGCTCCCAAGTGGCGATGAACCGGTGTGGTAGTTGTGAAAAGCACTTATTcacaaaagagaggtgtaggacgTCTTTAGAGATCCATACAGACAAGCTGGAGTCTTCAATCTAGGACCGTTTTGGTCAAAGCCACCGTCCAGTCTGTCTAGGCCAAGGCCTGttgggcctgaaggtctgagcagccgagcagggccgccttcCAGTCCTCTCGCCTAGAATTTAGGTTAGGTGCAATGGCTGCGTTGTCTTGGTAGACCCACACCATGTGGCAAgtgtctgccacctccccacagGCGTATGTCAACAACTCGGGACGCGTAACACCAAAAAATACAACAAATTCATGGTGTAGgccacttgcaaggacgcgtcAACAGCAGGCAAGGTGCCCGTGAATAACGGAACTTTCATGCACAAGATCGCATGTTACTCACGAATCTCTTCAgagggagatggtgtaatttttagaTGAGAAGATTCCTAGGGTCAAGCGctatccggtgtgcggcgtgatgacccttactgcgcatgcgcgtgcctTGCCCTCTTTGCTCTCCTACGCTGTCCTCCTCTCACCTCGCAACACCGACgaaggcagtgtctgctagtttATAGCTCGCTCCTCATCTCTCTCCTCCAGGCATCTGTCCCCGCGTCGTTCACACCGTGATTGCTCATACGCGCCCCTCTCTTCTTCTACGTCCCCTCCCGCGGCTAAAAAAGGAGCGGAGAAGCaatgcacctaccctctcctacactctcgcaccacatgcCTTGGTTGCTAGGGGCCTGGATAAGCACGCGGGCCCGCAGCTGTTGCGATAGGAGAGAGAGTGAGAgcagagagataacacctgcgACCACGCAGACACCACCGCGGACAACGCTGGATGCCTTACATAGCCCGAgtaaaaaatgcattcgcatttgaaaTGCCGCCCGTAACTTCCCATGGGGAGAACTCAAGTAAATGTGTCTCAGAATGTGGAGgcatcgcgtgaatgttgcgtaattgggtatgctTTGTGAATGCTAAATTGCTGTTTCATATTTATTACTAATATTTAtttaatgaaggagaagcgttgcctttaaCGAGTGGTGGCATGCTGATGtgtgatccagtgcctacatacactgggtggccagtgaacggttgtgcagctctaGCAGTCGGTtcttactagcagacgctgcttgcgtcagtctTGCGAGGCGGAAGATGGTTTGAGAATTTTTGGTTGGCTGGTTGCGAAACTATGTTGTCGTTCT
Coding sequences within:
- the LOC119167468 gene encoding protein Skeletor, isoforms B/C; this encodes MDYGFLTLILVACITPQGISAAYYGKALGPVIMKAHGFSGDVYAASENSIVIRNLNYDGNGPAAYFWGGFNSDLDNNGEQLPDENGSMNVLKGYQNAEVHLRLPKKITDYKSIGIYCKKFAADFGNVKIPAGYELPREESLGRLNPRQHNTMASEVILKDSATVMLRQFDYMGSCPGSAYFVAAPTPNPQPEQLTRLTCDDGKMSKLERYDKKDVTAMLPTGHHWNEYRWFSVYCMDTKQSYADLSIDPSITEKLPLYDPSSSGHHSASGSMYDPLSALSTFGMSLVVLLAAVAFQR